Proteins encoded together in one Fibrobacter sp. UWH4 window:
- a CDS encoding T9SS type A sorting domain-containing protein, translating to MKQTKFILPAVVLSAAGFAMAAGSLWNMYVDAYQVQIPQTLPCAWENEDGSTACVDPNIGGWWYAYAGDTENGQKVSFEPITKNDDGTYKLIMADEDGDIIPNGNLVKDGGLVVTMSAAGGTAAAPAIAGLGFDWLKDKSAMDISSNPGYCISYQWIGSGTAVGSVIPLQMELSWDEETNGYDSWYAELPTTPGPTTLDFAWSDFKQDGWDENKKPISVATEKSVGLKIRLKNSRAEDVSGTFILKELGWKDECSVISAGFSSVARANSAKAILTDRTLSFSGIRGDSRVEITNLQGQVMLKGSAASAMDLSRLDAGVYMVRIAGSVNLAQKILLK from the coding sequence CTGCAGCGGGTTTCGCCATGGCTGCGGGCAGTCTCTGGAATATGTATGTCGACGCTTACCAAGTTCAAATTCCCCAAACACTCCCGTGTGCTTGGGAAAATGAAGACGGTTCGACAGCGTGTGTAGATCCGAATATAGGAGGCTGGTGGTACGCCTATGCCGGCGATACCGAAAATGGTCAGAAGGTGTCGTTTGAACCCATTACGAAAAACGATGACGGTACCTACAAGTTGATTATGGCCGATGAAGATGGCGACATCATCCCCAACGGAAACCTTGTTAAGGATGGCGGTCTTGTCGTAACTATGTCCGCTGCGGGCGGAACCGCTGCTGCTCCGGCAATTGCCGGTCTTGGTTTTGACTGGTTAAAAGACAAATCTGCGATGGACATTTCCAGCAATCCCGGTTATTGTATTAGTTACCAGTGGATCGGTTCCGGCACTGCCGTTGGTTCCGTGATACCGCTCCAGATGGAACTTTCCTGGGACGAAGAGACCAATGGTTATGACTCCTGGTATGCAGAACTCCCTACGACCCCGGGACCGACTACCCTTGATTTTGCCTGGTCCGACTTCAAGCAGGACGGCTGGGATGAAAACAAGAAACCGATTTCTGTCGCTACGGAAAAGTCCGTCGGCTTGAAGATTCGCCTGAAAAATAGTCGTGCCGAAGATGTCTCGGGAACCTTCATCCTGAAGGAGCTCGGTTGGAAGGACGAATGTTCAGTGATCTCTGCGGGGTTCTCCAGTGTTGCTAGGGCAAATTCCGCCAAGGCAATCCTTACGGACCGTACGCTTTCCTTCAGTGGTATCCGTGGTGATTCCCGCGTGGAAATCACGAACCTCCAGGGACAAGTTATGCTGAAAGGTTCTGCCGCGTCTGCCATGGACCTTTCCCGCCTCGATGCGGGCGTGTACATGGTGCGCATTGCAGGCTCCGTGAATCTTGCACAGAAGATTCTGCTTAAGTAA